The Balneola sp. MJW-20 genome window below encodes:
- a CDS encoding GNAT family N-acetyltransferase has translation MGYYLTKIITGHITGTYRFRPLAEDDLPMLSEWLSRPHLQKWWSEQETGIQSLKEKYLPRIHGQDDARPFIIRKDEEDLGYIQYYSVTHGNPEWWPDKPGPGILGIDQFIADEQDLGHGMGSAFISEFCHLLFQGPDINEIRVDPSPDNHGAIRCYEKAGFTKINLIDTPAGAALMMILTEATQEN, from the coding sequence ATGGGGTACTATCTCACCAAAATAATTACCGGACACATAACCGGAACTTACCGGTTCAGACCGCTTGCGGAAGACGACCTTCCCATGCTTTCCGAATGGCTGAGCAGACCACATCTGCAGAAATGGTGGAGTGAACAGGAAACCGGTATTCAATCACTGAAGGAAAAGTATCTGCCGCGTATTCATGGACAGGATGACGCCCGGCCCTTTATCATCAGGAAGGATGAAGAGGATCTCGGTTATATACAGTATTACTCCGTTACCCATGGGAATCCGGAATGGTGGCCGGATAAACCGGGTCCGGGAATACTGGGTATAGATCAGTTCATAGCGGACGAACAAGATCTCGGACACGGAATGGGATCTGCATTCATCTCCGAATTTTGTCACCTTCTGTTTCAGGGTCCGGATATTAATGAGATCAGAGTAGATCCTTCTCCTGATAATCACGGGGCCATTCGTTGTTATGAAAAAGCGGGCTTCACAAAGATCAATTTGATTGACACCCCGGCAGGAGCCGCTCTGATGATGATCTTAACAGAAGCAACGCAAGAAAATTAA